The genome window GCCGCTGCCGAGGTGAAGTACGTCGTTGCCAGGACCGCCGAACAGGCGGGTGTAGCCACCGCCGGCGCGCACCCGATCATTGCCGTCCCCGGCATCCACCGTGATGGGCTGGGTCACGTTGGCGTCAATGCGGATGTTGTCGTTACCGCCGTGGGTCTTGAGGTGAAAGGTCAGTGGCTCGCCGTTTTTATCGTGGCTGTCAAAGCGATACAACCGGCCATTGACCTTCACGTCCAACTGGCCTGGCAGGGTCTGGCTGATGTGGACCCGGTCCGCTTTGTCGCCGGTTTCAAGGATCAGGCTGTTGCTGAGGCTGTTGTCAAAGTCCCAGACTGATTGCCCGCCGGCCTTCAAATTTCCATCATCCAGAAACGGATGCCGATGCGCTTGAACCGGATTGTCGGGCGTGAACGCCAGTTGAGGAGGCGTGTCGGGTGTATAGCAACTGTTGCTGAAGACCGTGGAGCATGCAATACGATTTAAAGCGTCCATGTGAGATCCCTGTGGGAGAGCCAGGCATTGGCCCTGTCTCGTGAAGTCGGCCGGACGCTTTAAATCGTTCCCAGGATAAATGTTGTGCGGCTTTACAGCAGGCTGATCGGGTAACTGACGATCAACCGGTTCTCGTCGAACTCGTTGTTGCTGTAGTCGCGACGCATGCTGGAATTGCGCCAGCGCACGGTCAGGTTCTTCAGGCTGCCGCTCTGTACGGTGTAGCCCAATTCGCTTTCGCGGCCCCATTCCTTGCCGTCAGTGAGGGTGCCGGTGTGTACGTTGCTGCCGCTGATATAGCGGTTCATCAGGGTCAGGCCGGGCACGCCGAGGGCGGCGAAGTTGTAGTCGTGGCGCACTTGCCAGGACTTCTCCTGGGCATTGTCGTAGCTGCTGTTGTAACTGTCGTTGGCCAGGGTGCCGCCGCTGGTGCCGTTGACGCGCATCCAGGCGCTGTTGCCAGTGAGCTTTTGCAGGCCGACGTAGAAGGTGTTGCCGCCGTATTTGGCAGAGAACAGGCCAGACCAGGTCTTGTTGTCCAGCTCGCCGGCGCGGGCGCTGCCATCGTCCTTGCCGTAGAAAAAGCCCAGGTTGGCGCCCAGGGTCCAGTCGCCCAACGGCTGGCTGTGGGTCAGGTTGACAAACTGCTGGCTGTAGATGTCCTTGAGCTGGGCATTCCACAGGCCGATCTGGGTGCGTTTGTCGTTGAACAGGTATTCGCCGCCCTGGAAGTTGAAGCGGTCCGAGGTGAACGCGGCTTTGCCGAACATCGACATGTCGCTCATGCTGCTGTCGTCGCGCGGGCTGTTGGCGCGGAACTGGCCACCGTAGAGGGTCAGGCCGTCGATCTCCTTGGAGGTGATCTGCCCGCCGCGCAGGGTTTGCGGCAGGGAGCGGCCATCGTCCGAGCGCAGGATCGGCAGCACCGGCATCCATTCGCCGACCTTCACTTCCGTCTTCGAGATCCGCGCCTTGAACGCCACGCCCAGGCGCCCGAATTCATCCGCCGGGCGGCCGTCGTGGTCCAGCGGCAGCAGTTGGGTCCCCCCGGTGCCACGCCCGCCATCGAGCTTCAACGAGTACAACCCCAGCACATCCACGCCGAAGCCCACCGTGCCCTGGGTAAAGCCAGACTTGGCGTCAAGGATGAAACTCTGCGTCCACTCCTGCGCGCCGCCCTGGGTCTTGGTCGGGTTGGTGAAATTGCGGTTGAAGAAGAAATTGCGCAGGTTGAGGTTGGCGCTGGCGTCCTCGACAAAGCCGTGTTCCTCGGCGAGGACGGGCAGGGCAAGACTGGCGACAGCGGTTGCCAGCAAGAGCCGGCGCGGGTGGAGAGTGCTCATGGCGTAAGGACCTGTTGTTATTGGGTTTATGCAGGTGGCGGCCATGGTGCGGGGCAGTGCGGGGGCGATGAAAGTGGGGGAGAGCGGGTTGTGGGCGA of Pseudomonas azotoformans contains these proteins:
- a CDS encoding OprD family porin — protein: MSTLHPRRLLLATAVASLALPVLAEEHGFVEDASANLNLRNFFFNRNFTNPTKTQGGAQEWTQSFILDAKSGFTQGTVGFGVDVLGLYSLKLDGGRGTGGTQLLPLDHDGRPADEFGRLGVAFKARISKTEVKVGEWMPVLPILRSDDGRSLPQTLRGGQITSKEIDGLTLYGGQFRANSPRDDSSMSDMSMFGKAAFTSDRFNFQGGEYLFNDKRTQIGLWNAQLKDIYSQQFVNLTHSQPLGDWTLGANLGFFYGKDDGSARAGELDNKTWSGLFSAKYGGNTFYVGLQKLTGNSAWMRVNGTSGGTLANDSYNSSYDNAQEKSWQVRHDYNFAALGVPGLTLMNRYISGSNVHTGTLTDGKEWGRESELGYTVQSGSLKNLTVRWRNSSMRRDYSNNEFDENRLIVSYPISLL